The following are from one region of the Salmo trutta chromosome 20, fSalTru1.1, whole genome shotgun sequence genome:
- the LOC115156305 gene encoding filamin A-interacting protein 1-like, whose product MKSPSWTWLKLLLIQEKAYWERKEEESKREVSALKEELTKLKSFALLVVDEQQRLTNQLSQQSKRVQKLTEIADHAQLELNSTHSRAKEEELKALRLVAELHKQASYFRLKQEAMMAKLSNEDTQNRQLRQRLAALSRKLDELEGTKGAFQRAEEELKELRDRLGHGREGCATNPGLLSEVEQLRMRVVEMEGKDEELIRMGDQCRDLDRKLGRESSQSRSLKAEVDKLNGRISELDRLEEALGKSRQECSSLKGSLEKERASSKQLSGELDSLRVRVRELEAIEGQLEKSEGALRQDFAKLRTLTVVVVEERKNMAERLRQTEKKLEEKKDGKLQAESDSVSTATEKLIEESRKALRTKAELEDRIQSVAKERDALRVRLRAEEDRSVDLQSKVSAMKKRILILEVKKGELCREVKSPLLDNTNHGYQQEDNKVKELTQEVDRLRRRLMQKGVIEGELMKAEEDFESLERRCSKEQERARALAVELEESRRELSKYQLAEKKENNQEHLLLRRLQEEQVKSVLLKREVETLKEKVQRLMGTEESICRVQTDSSTLQKRLTQQEVRNRELAREMEGLTHELERYRRFSKSLRPGMTGRCFSDLHLCTKEVQTEPADTLPPDYRSLTPLTLSGKLYEEIDGEDPNQKEDRVINKCNSPPLNNIESLNHQNNNVRRFSIPSPNGKDNHHPINCKVLNGNFFQKGDVMLAHTPGKPLHIKVTPDHGLNTAMLDISSPTTDNALSYTSTAVIPTSGAPPKQRITIIPNAAISPVARTKSAPLSEGFGSPDRVLSPLTMTPVSVMSPDSSRSVSPDHTGSPIQMLTVSTGSLESAKVIGQAVFRVSPERQNGWQLQRSNSTGPSIITTEDNKIHIHLGSPYIQSFNGITQSQSGGPYHTPGRELRTPVLTNGCHVKGNSKITSSITIAPANTPVSRPSHITVSGPYD is encoded by the exons ATGAAGTCTCCGTCATGGACATG GCTGAAATTACTGCTCATCCAGGAGAAAGCCTACTGGgaaagaaaggaggaggagagcaaAAGAGAGGTCTCTGCTTTAAAGGAAGAGCTGACTAAACTCAAGTCTTTTGCATTGTTGGTCGTTGACGAGCAGCAGCGCCTGACGAATCAACTTTCACAGCAGAGTAAACGCGTCCAGAAACTGACAGAAATCGCCGACCACGCCCAACTGGAGCTAAACTCCACCCATTCCAGGGCAAAGGAGGAGGAGCTTAAAGCACTTCGTCTGGTGGCGGAGCTACACAAACAAGCTTCCTACTTCCGCCTCAAACAGGAAGCCATGATGGCCAAACTGTCCAATGAGGACACCCAGAACCGGCAGCTGCGTCAGCGGTTGGCTGCCCTCAGTCGAAAGCTGGATGAGCTGGAGGGGACCAAGGGCGCCTTCCAGAGGGCCGAGGAGGAACTGAAGGAGCTGAGGGACAGGCTCGGCCACGGGAGAGAAGGGTGCGCAACAAACCCTGGCTTGCTCTCAGAGGTGGAACAGCTGAGGATGAGGGTGGTGGAGATGGAAGGAAAGGATGAGGAGCTGATCCGAATGGGGGACCAATGCCGGGACCTGGACCGAAAACTTGGAAGGGAGTCCAGCCAGAGCCGCAGCCTGAAGGCCGAGGTAGACAAGCTGAATGGCCGAATCAGTGAGCTGGACAGACTGGAGGAGGCTCTGGGGAAAAGCAGGCAGGAGTGCAGCTCTTTGAAGGGCAGCCTGGAGAAGGAGAGGGCCAGCTCCAAGCAGCTGTCTGGAGAGCTGGATTCCCTCAGGGTGCGGGTAAGGGAACTGGAAGCCATCGAGGGCCAGCTGGAAAAATCCGAGGGGGCGTTGAGACAGGACTTTGCCAAGCTGAGAACACTCACAGTGGTAGTGGTTGAAGAGAGGAAGAACATGGCTGAGCGACTCAGGCAGACAGAGAAGAAACTCGAGGAGAAGAAGGATGGGAAACTCCAGGCTGAGAGTGACAGTGTGTCAACAGCCACAGAGAAACTCATTGAGGAGAGCCGCAAGGCACTGAGGACTAAAGCAGAGCTCGAGGACAGGATTCAGAGTGTGGCGAAAGAGCGGGACGCGCTGCGGGTGAGACTGAGGGCAGAGGAGGATAGGAGTGTGGATCTGCAAAGCAAAGTTAGCGCCatgaaaaaaaggattctgaTCTTGGAGGTCAAAAAGGGGGAGTTATGTCGAGAAGTTAAGAGCCCCCTGCTGGACAACACTAACCATGGCTACCAACAggaagacaacaaagtcaaagaacTCACCCAGGAGGTAGATAGACTGAGGAGGAGACTCATGCAGAagggagtgatagagggagagctGATGAAGGCAGAGGAGGACTTTGAGTCTTTGGAGAGGAGGTGCTCCAAGGAGCAGGAGAGAGCCAGAGCTCTGGCAGTGGAGCTGGAGGAGTCCAGGAGGGAGCTCTCCAAGTACCAGCTGGCTGAGAAGAAGGAGAACAACCAGGAGCACCTCCTCCTCAGGCGACTCCAGGAGGAGCAGGTCAAGTCTGTCCTCCTCAAAAGGGAGGTGGAGACACTCAAGGAGAAGGTCCAGAGGCTGATGGGGACAGAGGAGTCCATCTGTCGGGTGCAGACGGACAGCTCCACCCTGCAGAAGAGGCTGACCCAGCAGGAGGTCAGGAACAGGGAGCTGGCCAGGGAGATGGAAGGACTGACCCATGAGCTGGAGAGGTACCGGCGATTCAGCAAGAGCCTCCGGCCAGGCATGACTGGCCGATGCTTCTCAGACCTCCACCTGTGCACCAAGGAGGTGCAGACAGAGCCCGCAGACACCCTGCCACCTGACTACAGAAGCCTGACTCCGCTGACTCTCAGCGGTAAACTGTATGAGGAGATTGATGGAGAGGACCCAAATCAAAAGGAGGATCGTGTCATCAACAAGTGCAACTCACCTCCGCTGAACAACATTGAAAGCTTGAACCACCAAAACAATAATGTGAGGCGATTCAGCATACCTTCACCCAACGGCAAGGACAATCACCATCCCATTAACTGCAAAGTGTTGAACGGTAACTTTTTCCAGAAAGGAGATGTGATGCTTGCACACACCCCAGGGAAGCCCTTACACATCAAGGTAACGCCAGACCATGGCCTCAACACGGCCATGCTGGATATCAGTAGCCCTACCACTGACAATGCCTTATCCTATACCAGCACCGCCGTCATCCCCACCAGCGGAGCCCCACCAAAACAGAGAATCACCATCATCCCAAATGCTGCCATCTCACCAGTGGCCAGAACAAAGAGCGCCCCACTATCAGAAGGGTTTGGCAGCCCAGACAGagtcctctcccctctcaccatGACACCCGTCTCAGTCATGTCCCCAGATTCCTCCAGGTCAGTGTCGCCTGACCACACTGGCTCTCCCATCCAGATGCTAACTGTCAGCACTGGATCGCTTGAATCCGCTAAGGTCATAGGTCAAGCCGTATTCCGGGTGAGCCCGGAGAGGCAGAATGGCTGGCAGCTACAGAGGTCCAACAGCACTGGTCCGAGCATCATCACCACAGAGGACAACAAGATCCACATCCACCTTGGGAGCCCCTACATCCAGTCTTTTAATGGTATAACCCAGAGCCAGTCTGGTGGCCCGTACCACACCCCTGGGCGGGAGCTAAGGACACCAGTACTGACCAATGGCTGCCACGTTAAAGGCAACAGCAAGATCACCAGTAGCATCACCATAGCCCCTGCAAACACCCCTGTCTCACGACCCTCACACATTACAGTAAGTGGCCCTTATGATTGA